AATCCAGAGTCTCGCGTAATAAGTTTTGGAAATACTTATTATTTGCTACTCCGCCACCAATGAGTATGGATCTGCACGAAAATGTTTTTATAATACTGGGAAGTTTTTGCGCAATAGTTGTAAATGCCGCCTGTTGAAAAGAAGCTGCGATATCATTTTTTTGGCTTTGAGAAAGCTCTGGAAGAGGGGAGCGGTTATTGCTGTTATTTCCTTTAATAGCATAGAGAACCGCTGTTTTTAGACCACTAAATGATAGGTCATAACCAGGAACCTTAGAAGCAGAAAAAGGATAAGATGTTGTGCATCCATCTGCTGCCATTTTTTCTATTAATGAGCCTCCGGGATAAGGGAGACTCAAAAATCTTGCCACCTTATCAAAAGTTTCTCCTATAGCATCGTCTCGCGTCTTTCCAATAAGCTTATATGTTAGAGGATCTTCCATGAAAAACATCGCAGTGTGGGCACCAGAAACCACTATGCCTAAAGCTGGAAATTCTATGTTTTCAGCTTCCATATAAGCTGCGTAAAGGTGCGCTTCAACATGATTAACTCCAATCATAGGTTTTTGGCATCCCAAGGCGAGACCTTTAGCAAAATTCACGCCTATGGACAGGGAGCCTATAAGACCTGGAGTCGTGGTTACTGCAATGAGGCCAATATCGTCAAGAGAGACACCAGACTCTTTTAATGCTGTATTCACGACTGAGGGAAATACTTGAAGATGTGCTCGAGAAGCCATCTCAGGGACCACACCTCCATAGGAAGCGTGCTCTTCTTGAGAGGCAACTACGTTGGAGATTATCTTGCCACTAGCGTCTACCAAAGCACAAGCTGTCTCATCACAGGAGCTTTCCAACCCAAGGGTAAGCATAAAAACCAAAGAAAAATATAAAGTAGTGTTCTATAGTAAAAGGGAGTTCTCAATATCATCAAGGAAAACTTCACGAGAGTGGTCATGAAAAAAAAAGTAGCGGTTGACGAGGCTTTAAAAAAAATTCTAAGTAGGGAAGGCGCTTCGACTCAAGAAGAAATTTGTGAAAAACTCTCTTTATTAGGAGTAGCAATCACCCAATCTTCAGTATCACGTTGGTTGCGTCGCGTCCACGCTATAAAAGTCCCCGGTGAAAAGGGAGCTCGCTATGCTTTACCCCCATCTGTTGATGATTCTGGAATTAGGCACCTAGTCCTCTCTATCCGCCACAATTCTTCTCTCATAGTCATTCATACTGCCCCAGGATCGGCATCGTGGATAGCAAGCCTCATTGATAAAAAGTTTGCGGAAAGTATTTTAGGCACTTTAGCTGGAGACGATACAATTTTTGCGACCCCCATCGACGAATCAATGATTTCCTTGATAGTTAAAGATATAGAAAACTTCTTGCTAGTTTTTTCTGATTAATTGCATGATTATGCTTTAGGGTTAGATAAATATGCATTTCTAGTTTATGGAACACTTGGTTGCTACAACAAAGGTGCTTCTACGTGGATGCGGGTACACGCTGTTTGTCAGCGGAATCTCCATACTCTGTGGCTCCTTATTAGGTTTAGTTATTGGAACGGTGACTTCGCGTTATTTTCCATGTCGCATTACTCGATGGTTAGGGAATCTTTACGTCACAGTAATTCGCGGCACACCTCTGTTCATTCAAATTCTTATTTTTTATTTTGGGCTCCCTTCTGTAATTAGGTTAGATCCCACGCCATTAATGGCAGGACTAATAGCCTTAAGTATCAACTCTTCAGCTTATCTTGCAGAAAATATTCGAGGTGGAATTAACGCTCTATCTGTAGGCCAGTGGGAGTCAGCGAAAGTATTGGGATACAAGAAGTCGCAAATTTTCGTTTATATCATCTATCCTCAAGTTTTTAAAAATATCTTACCTTCTTTAACTAATGAGTTTGTCGCGTTAATTAAAGAGAGTAGTATTTTAATGGTTGTTGGCGTTCCTGAACTTACTAAGGTAAGCAAAGATATTGTCTCTAGAGAGTTGAATCCTATGGAGATGTATAGCATTTGCGCTGGTTTATATTTGCTAATGACATCGTTATTTTCTTATGTTGCTAGATTGTTGGAAAAAAGGAGGGGTTATGACTGTTAAGGTTAGAAATCTGGGATATTCCATAAACAACAAGCACATTTTATCCAAAGTATCATTCTCTTTAGAAGAGGGGCATATCACCCTATTTGTTGGTAAAAGTGGATCTGGAAAGACAACAATACTAAGAGCTCTTGTAGGATTGATAGAGCCCTCTTGCGGGGATATTGCTATTGAAGGAGAAACACCTGCTTTAGTTTTTCAACAACCTGAACTATTCCCTCATATGACGGTTTTGGGAAATTGCATGCATCCTCAGATTATTGTTAAACATAGAACTAATGAAGAAGCTAGGGATCGTGCTTTTGATCTTTTAAAGCTTTTAGCTATTGAGGATATCGCTGAAAGTTACCCTTTTCAGCTTTCTGGAGGGCAAAAACAGCGTGTGGCTATTGTACGTTCCCTATGTATGGATAAGCGTACGTTACTATTTGACGAGCCCACATCAGCTTTGGACCCCTTTTCCACCTCTGCATTTAAGCGGCTTTTAGAATCTTTAAGAGATCAAAATCTTACGTTGGCAGTTTCTACCCACGACATGCAGTTTGTTCAAGGTTGCCTAGATCGCGTGTATCTCGTGGATCAGGGAGAAATTATCAGTACCTATGATAAACGCTATGGCGATTTAGATAGTGAACACCCATTGAATCTCTATTTAAACTCTACAAGATAATCTTGGATATTACAGCTGCATAGCTGCAGCTGTAAATTGTTAGTACTTTCTCCAGCTACACGATAACTCTGCTTGCATAATATAGAGATCCTGCAAGGACCATTCCGTTTTTTCGTCATTTTCAACTTGTATAGATATACCTGAACAATTGCTATTAACTATAAATGTCTTGGCATCGCCAGGGGTCAGTTCTACAATATCATAGCTCTGCCCTCGCAGTACCATAGTTCCTGTTTGCGTAAGTGGTATACGCTGATAGCTTGTTTTTTCTTGGAGTTGTTTTTTACGATTCCAATTAGCTTGTTCATAGTATACTCGAAGTTTTACACTCGGATTCTTATAGTCTAAAATTGAGGGGAGTAAAGCCTTTAAAGTAAGGTCCCAGGTATATATTCCAGGATATTTCCCATATAAGATGTCATCCTGAATCATAAAACACTGACAATCTTCATTCATCTGAGTATATTTAAGGGAACTTATAGGAAATATTCCTGAACAAGAGGAACTTTTTGCCCCCCAGGTAAATCCAATTAATCCTTCTGAAAGCAAATCTATAGGAAGAGAATTTTCAAGAAGATAATTCAAACCCGTGGAATATAATAGATTTCCTTCCATAGATGGCGGGGATAATGGGGATAATGGCTCTAAAGTGGGTTCATAGCTATTTTTACTTGCCAAGTACTTTTCTAAATACTCCAAAGATATGGCATCTGAACGTTCTTTAGGATCTCCCACCCCTGCAAGTCTATTCCCATTCATATCAACAGCACCATGAAATTTCCCACCAGATACCGGCATCATCTGAAATTGTACGGAGGTAATATCTGCATCGTGTTTTTTTACTTTTGTATGTGTTTCCGTAAGATCATCTAAAATAGGACGCAATTGCGCTCCTAAGTATCCTACAGATACAGCATGAGAATCTTTGGCTATTTCAGGAGTCTCTAAACCACAAATCGCATGAGCATTCATGTTTATATCTCCATACATCACACCGCCGTATGCTGAAAGGAACTTCTGATAAATCTCTAGTAATATAGATTGTACAAGGTAATTATGATCGTTTACCGAAGAATCTATACCCTCCTCTAAAAGGATCTTTAAATCTTTAAGTTCATCTAGGAGATCTTGTATCGAGATCTTCATAAGATTCATATCTCTTTCTAAAGATACAATTTTGTCCTCGCTATTTTTATTGCTTAAATTATCAATATCTTGGGAGTGACTATCTAAAATTGTCCTAATTTCTTGAATGTTATCGCAAACACTACTGATATCTATATTTTCAGATGTTGTCGTATGCTTAGCGAACTTTTCTACTACGCTTATCGTCTTTTGAAGCAGAGAGGTTAAAGGTTCTTTGTTTTGGTTGGATGTAGGATGAAAGAAAGAATTACGCTTTCTCATAGTTTTGTCTCATAAAAATAATTAATTACTAATTTCGTACATTAGTAAACGATTTAATTAATAAAAATATTATTTATTATTAATTTATTAATTATTTTCTTGTGTAGACTCTTGCTGTTTTTCCCAGGGCAAAGGCGATACCGTTTGCGGAGGAGTAGAGTCTCCTAAAGAAGAGAAGAGCTTATCCGCCAAACTATTGAACGGGCTGGCTATGGTATAGCTTTTTAGCAGGGCAATACGTGCATAGGCTGAAGACCAGTCAACTTCTGGGGAAGATATAGATCCTCGAATTTTGATGAGGAAAAAGTTTTTCGTTTTTAGAGATGTGTTATGGAAGTATTTTTTAATAACTTCAGGATCGATACCCAAAGTCATAGAAATTCGATCTTTAATAATATCTGTTTTTCCCCATAGGGCAAGGCGTATTCTGTTATCGATCAAAGCGTCAAACCGCTTACAAATAATCGTACCTTTTTGAACTGAGAAAAAGATGGGGGTGAACCACGACTCTACGAATTGTTTGTTTTCTTCGATATCAAGAAATTGAAATAGGTCATACATAGTTCCTGTATTGGCTATAGAAATTTTCCCGAAGTCTAAAATTGCCGATTGAATATGAAACTCCTCAAAGGAATATGGCGAGATCGGAAGATAGAAATTTTGTTTGTTTACGTGGAGCAAAACAGGATGTTGCGAGTAGGCGCTTCCCGAAATTAATGGGTTAAATTCTTGGAAGAAAGCTCGATTAATTTCTTCATTAATTTGTAATGTTGCTGTGAGATCATCTTCTAAAAGGATAGCCTTTTCTGTAAGAATAAGAGGAATATAGGCTTGAAGATTTGCAGAATCCACACGTACGGTAATGGGTCCCTGACCATGTAAAAAGTGATGGTTAATACCTACATTAATTCTAGGGCCTGCTAAAGAGGAAATCTTCACTTTTACATCTGGAGAAATAGGAAAAATCCCCGTGATGAATGATGAGGGGATGTATTTCCAATCAGCAGTTTGGATAAATTCCCTTTTGGAAGGGTTTAGTAAGTGTTCTGCTGACCCCTTAATGAGGAATTCTGCGGATGTTTTACTATCTTGACTTGGAGCTAGACAGCTTCCCTGTAGGTCATACTGAACTTTAGTATCTAGATTATTC
This window of the Chlamydia sp. BM-2023 genome carries:
- the tsaD gene encoding tRNA (adenosine(37)-N6)-threonylcarbamoyltransferase complex transferase subunit TsaD, with the protein product MLTLGLESSCDETACALVDASGKIISNVVASQEEHASYGGVVPEMASRAHLQVFPSVVNTALKESGVSLDDIGLIAVTTTPGLIGSLSIGVNFAKGLALGCQKPMIGVNHVEAHLYAAYMEAENIEFPALGIVVSGAHTAMFFMEDPLTYKLIGKTRDDAIGETFDKVARFLSLPYPGGSLIEKMAADGCTTSYPFSASKVPGYDLSFSGLKTAVLYAIKGNNSNNRSPLPELSQSQKNDIAASFQQAAFTTIAQKLPSIIKTFSCRSILIGGGVANNKYFQNLLRETLDLPLYFPSSKLCTDNAAMIAGLGRELFLSSKTKLTVSPCARYQWESFSESSFPPH
- the argR gene encoding arginine repressor, which produces MKKKVAVDEALKKILSREGASTQEEICEKLSLLGVAITQSSVSRWLRRVHAIKVPGEKGARYALPPSVDDSGIRHLVLSIRHNSSLIVIHTAPGSASWIASLIDKKFAESILGTLAGDDTIFATPIDESMISLIVKDIENFLLVFSD
- a CDS encoding amino acid ABC transporter permease: MEHLVATTKVLLRGCGYTLFVSGISILCGSLLGLVIGTVTSRYFPCRITRWLGNLYVTVIRGTPLFIQILIFYFGLPSVIRLDPTPLMAGLIALSINSSAYLAENIRGGINALSVGQWESAKVLGYKKSQIFVYIIYPQVFKNILPSLTNEFVALIKESSILMVVGVPELTKVSKDIVSRELNPMEMYSICAGLYLLMTSLFSYVARLLEKRRGYDC
- a CDS encoding ATP-binding cassette domain-containing protein; this encodes MTVKVRNLGYSINNKHILSKVSFSLEEGHITLFVGKSGSGKTTILRALVGLIEPSCGDIAIEGETPALVFQQPELFPHMTVLGNCMHPQIIVKHRTNEEARDRAFDLLKLLAIEDIAESYPFQLSGGQKQRVAIVRSLCMDKRTLLFDEPTSALDPFSTSAFKRLLESLRDQNLTLAVSTHDMQFVQGCLDRVYLVDQGEIISTYDKRYGDLDSEHPLNLYLNSTR